Below is a window of Prosthecochloris sp. GSB1 DNA.
ATCGGCACTGGAAAAACGGCGACACCTGAACAGGCGGAAGAGATGCATGCGACGATCCGCGACACCATTCGCGAAATGTACGGCGATCTTCCGGCCGAGCATCTGCGCATCCAGTACGGCGGCAGTGTCAAGCCGTCGAACGTGGCCGAACTGTTCGCCAAGCCGAACATCGACGGCGGACTCATCGGGGGAGCCAGCCTCAAGGCCGACGACTTCGTGGCCATCGTCCGCGCTGCCTGCTGCTGAAACAGTGACGGGTGACGAGTAGTGAAAAGTGACGAGAAGGATTGCTTGAAACCAGCGGCCTCCCGATTTCCCGGGAGGTCGTCTTGTTTCAACAGTTCAACAAATCAACGAATCAACAATTCATCCTATTCCTCCGTCGCCTCCTGCGATTTCTTCATCGAGCAGAAGTCCGGCCCGCACATGGTGCAGTAGCGTTCCTGGGTGATGGTTTCGGCGTTTTCCGGTGAACTTTCACGGTGGACCCGTCGGGTTTTTTCCGGATCGAAGGAGAGGCTGAACTGGTCGTTCCAGGCGAACGAGTAACGGGCGGTGCTCATCAGGATGTCGCGCAGCCACGCCGCGGGATTTCCCTTCGCCAGGTCGGCGGCGTGCGCGGCGAGCTTGTGGACGATGACCCCTTCGCGCACGTCTTCCCTGTTCGGCAGGCCGAGATGCTCTTTCGGGGTGACGTAGCAGAGCATGGCGCAGCCGAGGCTCGCCAGGAGTGTTCCCCCGATGGCCGAGTTGACGTGGTCGTAGCCGGCCGCTATATCGGTGACGAGCGGCCCGAGCGTGTAGAACGGCGCTTCGTGGCAGTATTCGAGCTCCTTCCGCATGTTTTCCTCGACGAGGTTCAGCGGCACGTGCCCCGGTCCCTCGATCATCACCTGCACGTCCTGTTCCCATGCGGTTTTCGTGAGTTCGCCGAGGGTGCGGAGTTCACCGAACTGCGCACCGTCGTTCGCGTCGGCTATCGATCCGGGGCGGAGCGCGTCGCCGATGGAGATGGCGATATCGTAAGTGCGGAGGATGTCGCAGATCTCCGCGAAGTGGGTGTAGAGGAAATTTTCCGCGCCGTGCGCTCGGCACCACTTCGCGACGATGGAGCCTCCCCGCGACACGATGCCGGTGAGGCGTCGCGCGGCGAGAGGCAGAAATTCCCGCAGGATACCCGCGTGAATGGTGAAGTAATCGACGCCCTGCTCGGCCTGCTCGACAAGCGTGTCGCGGTAGATCTCCCACGTGAGATCCTCGGCCACACCGCCCACTTTCTCGAGCGCCTGGTAGATCGGCACCGTGCCGACCGGCACGGGACAGTTTCTCAGTATCCACTCCCTGGTTTCATGGATGTTCCTGCCGGTGCTCAGGTCCATGACTGTGTCGGCGCCCCATCTGCAGGCCCAGACGGCTTTTTCGACCTCTTCACCGATGGAGGAGCCGAGCGCGGAGTTGCCGATGTTGGCGTTGATCTTGACGCGGAAATTCCTGCCGATAACCATGGGCTCGGCCTCCGGGTGGTTGATGTTCGCCGGGATGATGGCCCGTCCCCTCGCCACCTCCTCGCGCACGAATTCAGGCGTCACGGGCGTTAGGGGTTGTCCGCCGGTCGAGGAGGCTTCGATCCATTCCTCGAGCTGCTGGTTTTCGCGGATGGCCACGTATTCCATCTCGGGGGTGACGATGCCCTTGCGGGCGTAATGCATCTGGGTGACGCTCATGCCGGGTTTCGCCCTGAGCGGTTTTCTGCCGTTCATCGGCGCGGGCGCGGCTTGCGGAGAAGGCGTCCGGTCGTCCATGTTTGCGTTCCATTCGTCGCGTATGCAGGGAAGGCCCTTTTCCGGTTCGGCAACGAAGGCCGGATCGGACCACGGGCCGCTGGTATCGTACATCGGGAAGGAGGAAAAAGCGATTCCCCTGACGGTGTAGGGTTTTGAGAGCCGTATCCTCCGCATGCCTACCCTGACGGGATGGAGCGAACCTTCGCAGTAAATTTTCTCCGAGTCCGGCCCGTAGAACTGTTCGGGACAGAAAAGCTTTTCGGATGGTGTCTTCATGGTTTCTCGGTGCTGTGTCCTGGAATAATCGGCAGCAGGAGTGGGCGCAAGGGAAGGGCGAAGCAGAAAGGATTTTTTACTGGCTTCATCTTTTCCTTGCGTCAGCATTACCTGCATCAAGTTACAAGGGTATGATCTCAGCCCCACGTACCGGCGCGGAGCACCCCCAAGATGATATGCGCATTTCACGATAACCAAAATCGCCATGATTTGCAAGCCGGTCCTGTTTAGAAAAGAGCGTCATTTGTGTAAATTAAGGCTCGTGTTTTTACAACAGGTCGCAACGTTTTTTCGTCTACTCTATGAGGCAGTTCAATCTTGTCCGTCTTGCTGTTTTCCAGATGGGATTCGGTATCATGCTCGGTTTTCTGCATGTCACCCTCAACCGCGTCATGACTTCCGATCTCGGCATTTCGTCCACCATCGTGTTCGGATTGATCAGCCTCAAGGAACTGCTCGCGGTTTTCGGCGTCAAGGTCTGGGCAGGTAACATGTCGGACAAGTCGCACCTGTTCGGCTACAAACGCACCCCGTACATCCTGCTGGGCCTCGTGAGCTGTGTTTTCTCCTTCATGCTCATGCCGTCTGTCGCTTACGAGGTGCGGATCGCCGGGGTCGAACTCGAGCAGCTCCTGCCGGCCATGGCGCGCGACTTCGCGCTTTTCAAGCTGGTGATCATTTTCATCGTTTTCGGTTTCGGTCTCCAGGTGGCCACGACAGCATATTACGCCCTTCTGGCCGACTATGTCGGCGAAGAGCGCATCGGCAAGGTGACCTCGGCGAGCTGGACGCTGATGGTGCTGACCTCGATCATTTTCGCCATCACGGTCGGCAACTACCTGGAGGTCTACACGCCCGAGCGTCTGGGCAACGTGGCTTTCGTCGGGGGACTGATCGCGCTCGGCATCGGGTTGTTCGCCTTTCTGGGGGTCGAGGAACGAAACGCGGCAGGCACGGAGAAAGAGCGTAAAAACGAGGACGCCCTGAGTTTCGGCCAGTCTATCAGGCTGCTTGCCGCATCGCCTAAAACTCTGCTGTTCGCCTTCTATATTTTCGCTTCCATCTACGGAATCTTCGCCTACGAGATCGTGATGGAGCCGTTCGGGGCCGAAGTGTTCGGCATGCCCGTGGCCGTCACGAACAAGCTGTTCGAACCGACCATCAAGGGGATGATGCTCATCTTCATGCTGCTGGTCGGCTTTTTCCTCCACCGTATCGGCAAGAAGCGCGGGGCGCTCTTCGGCAACATCTTCGGCATGATCGGTTTTTCCATTGTCATCGTCGCAGGCTTCATGCTTGACGAAACCCTGCTGCGCGTGGGGCTCGTGATCGCCGGGATCGGCCTCGGTTCGGCCAGCATCTCCAACATCACCATGATGATGACCATGACCGCCGGCCGGAGCGGGGTCTATATCGGCCTCTGGGGTACGGCGCAGAGCCTCGCGATCTTCCTCGCCCATTCCGGGGCGGGGGTGCTGCGCGATGTGGTGCTTTTCTTTACCGGCAACCACATGCTGGCCTACGCGGGCATTCTGGGGCTTGAAATCATCGCGTTCTTTGTTTCCTGCCTGCTGCTGCCGAGGATATCCCAGAAGGAGTTCGAGGAGGAGAGCCGGGTGAAGGTTGCGGAAATCCTGGCCTCCAGATAGGGGCGGGGCACCCCGTATCTGCGGCGTTCCGCGCCTTGCATCTCCGGCACGCCCGGACGACCTGTGGTGACGCCCTGAAAAATCGCTGTGTGCGGGCAGCCATCTGACAAAGCAAATCAACGATTCAACATTTCAACAGTTCCTTTTTCGATGAAGCACGTATTCGGTCCGGTATCCTCCAAACGGCTGGGGCAGTCGCTCGGCGTGGACGTCCTGCCCTCGAAAAGCTGCACCTGGAACTGCATCTACTGCCAGTTGGGCCGGACGAAGGAGTATGTGACAAGGCGCAGGGAGTTCTTCCCGAAGGAGGAGGTGCTCGCCGAAATCCGTGCCGCCGTGGAATCCGGCGC
It encodes the following:
- the thiC gene encoding phosphomethylpyrimidine synthase ThiC, whose translation is MKTPSEKLFCPEQFYGPDSEKIYCEGSLHPVRVGMRRIRLSKPYTVRGIAFSSFPMYDTSGPWSDPAFVAEPEKGLPCIRDEWNANMDDRTPSPQAAPAPMNGRKPLRAKPGMSVTQMHYARKGIVTPEMEYVAIRENQQLEEWIEASSTGGQPLTPVTPEFVREEVARGRAIIPANINHPEAEPMVIGRNFRVKINANIGNSALGSSIGEEVEKAVWACRWGADTVMDLSTGRNIHETREWILRNCPVPVGTVPIYQALEKVGGVAEDLTWEIYRDTLVEQAEQGVDYFTIHAGILREFLPLAARRLTGIVSRGGSIVAKWCRAHGAENFLYTHFAEICDILRTYDIAISIGDALRPGSIADANDGAQFGELRTLGELTKTAWEQDVQVMIEGPGHVPLNLVEENMRKELEYCHEAPFYTLGPLVTDIAAGYDHVNSAIGGTLLASLGCAMLCYVTPKEHLGLPNREDVREGVIVHKLAAHAADLAKGNPAAWLRDILMSTARYSFAWNDQFSLSFDPEKTRRVHRESSPENAETITQERYCTMCGPDFCSMKKSQEATEE
- a CDS encoding BCD family MFS transporter, with protein sequence MRQFNLVRLAVFQMGFGIMLGFLHVTLNRVMTSDLGISSTIVFGLISLKELLAVFGVKVWAGNMSDKSHLFGYKRTPYILLGLVSCVFSFMLMPSVAYEVRIAGVELEQLLPAMARDFALFKLVIIFIVFGFGLQVATTAYYALLADYVGEERIGKVTSASWTLMVLTSIIFAITVGNYLEVYTPERLGNVAFVGGLIALGIGLFAFLGVEERNAAGTEKERKNEDALSFGQSIRLLAASPKTLLFAFYIFASIYGIFAYEIVMEPFGAEVFGMPVAVTNKLFEPTIKGMMLIFMLLVGFFLHRIGKKRGALFGNIFGMIGFSIVIVAGFMLDETLLRVGLVIAGIGLGSASISNITMMMTMTAGRSGVYIGLWGTAQSLAIFLAHSGAGVLRDVVLFFTGNHMLAYAGILGLEIIAFFVSCLLLPRISQKEFEEESRVKVAEILASR